The Sphingobium sp. BYY-5 genome contains a region encoding:
- a CDS encoding glycosyltransferase family 2 protein encodes MDKILIGIATCNRPQGLLRTLESIARQDSRLQLEILIADNDASRQEGMAVVERVATQGYRWPIRAILVEERGIPRVRNALVAQALGDPAVTHLAMLDDDEAASPRWIEAMVATARQWNADVVGGAVLREMDAPVPAWAAPHPLLQPKKRGQSGPVELVDSTANVLIAAPALRAMGAAPFDERMALTGGSDKQLFSRMQRAGHRFAWSEEAVVTELIPASRVTAKWLLMRGYRIGMTDMMVERFHKGRVRALLGETPRILGGAASGALGAVLTLDRGKRVQRLGRLYRAAGKIAGLAGFHYEEYRKVHGA; translated from the coding sequence ATGGATAAAATCCTCATCGGCATCGCGACCTGCAACCGGCCCCAGGGATTGCTGCGCACGCTCGAATCCATCGCACGGCAGGACAGCAGGCTCCAATTGGAGATACTGATCGCGGACAATGACGCCTCCCGCCAGGAAGGCATGGCCGTGGTCGAACGGGTCGCGACTCAGGGCTATCGCTGGCCGATCCGCGCCATATTGGTCGAGGAACGCGGCATACCGCGCGTCCGCAACGCGCTGGTCGCGCAGGCCCTTGGCGATCCGGCCGTGACGCATCTTGCCATGCTGGACGATGACGAGGCGGCCTCCCCCCGCTGGATCGAGGCGATGGTCGCCACCGCCCGGCAATGGAATGCCGATGTGGTCGGCGGCGCGGTGCTGCGGGAAATGGACGCGCCCGTCCCCGCCTGGGCCGCACCCCATCCCCTGCTCCAGCCCAAGAAGCGCGGCCAGTCCGGACCGGTCGAACTGGTCGACAGCACCGCCAATGTCCTGATCGCCGCCCCGGCGCTACGTGCCATGGGGGCCGCCCCCTTCGACGAGCGCATGGCGCTGACCGGTGGGTCGGACAAGCAGCTTTTTTCCCGGATGCAACGGGCCGGCCACCGTTTCGCCTGGTCGGAGGAGGCGGTCGTCACCGAGCTGATCCCCGCCAGCCGGGTGACGGCGAAATGGCTGCTGATGCGCGGCTATCGTATCGGCATGACCGACATGATGGTCGAACGCTTTCACAAAGGGCGGGTGCGCGCGCTGCTGGGCGAAACGCCACGCATCCTGGGCGGCGCGGCCTCCGGCGCGCTGGGCGCTGTGCTCACGCTCGACCGGGGCAAACGGGTTCAACGGCTTGGCCGTCTCTATCGCGCGGCCGGCAAGATCGCCGGCCTCGCTGGCTTTCATTATGAGGAATATCGAAAGGTGCATGGCGCATGA
- a CDS encoding glycosyltransferase family 2 protein: MDIAPTRTGTTATPIFSVVIPSYQRREATVAAVISALEQSIAEIEVIVVVDGSTDETDVALRGIDDPRLTVIVQSNRGAAAARNTGVDHARGLYIAFLDCDDLFLPHHLSDLLVLLQHGEDVVAYGQVVADRGAGRHFLKPPRAIASGEAMDRYLMCERGFIQTSSMALSRALALKVRYREDVGFGDDTDFALRLSLAGGRFLMTERPGTIWTDRQTGDRLSQVRDNVGNLVWLRDLRPHISPQAFSAYMGWHAAKSIWPTSRRQAMRYYFSALCRGAFGPRLAATILLQIVMPDPVYRRMSDRWIDFSHMLAGKGQRL, translated from the coding sequence ATGGATATCGCTCCTACCCGCACCGGCACCACGGCCACGCCGATCTTTTCGGTCGTCATTCCCAGCTATCAGCGGCGGGAGGCGACCGTCGCCGCCGTCATTTCCGCGCTGGAACAGAGCATTGCGGAAATCGAGGTGATCGTCGTCGTCGATGGATCGACCGACGAGACCGACGTCGCGCTACGCGGCATCGACGATCCCCGGCTGACCGTGATCGTCCAGTCCAATCGCGGCGCGGCGGCGGCGCGCAACACCGGCGTCGACCATGCGCGCGGCCTCTATATCGCCTTCCTGGACTGCGACGACCTGTTCCTGCCGCATCATCTGTCGGACCTGCTGGTGTTGTTGCAGCATGGGGAGGATGTGGTCGCCTATGGCCAAGTCGTCGCCGACCGGGGCGCCGGACGCCATTTCCTCAAGCCCCCCCGCGCCATAGCAAGCGGCGAGGCGATGGACCGCTATCTGATGTGCGAGCGCGGCTTCATCCAGACCAGCAGCATGGCGCTCAGCCGTGCGCTGGCCCTGAAGGTCCGCTATCGCGAGGATGTAGGCTTTGGCGACGATACCGATTTCGCGCTGCGCCTGTCACTGGCGGGCGGGCGCTTCCTGATGACGGAGCGGCCCGGCACCATCTGGACCGACCGGCAGACCGGCGACCGGCTGTCCCAGGTACGCGACAATGTCGGCAATTTGGTCTGGCTGCGCGACCTGCGCCCCCATATCTCACCCCAGGCCTTTTCCGCCTATATGGGCTGGCACGCGGCCAAGAGCATCTGGCCCACCAGCCGCCGCCAGGCGATGCGCTATTATTTCAGCGCCCTCTGCCGGGGGGCGTTCGGGCCGCGCCTGGCCGCGACCATCCTGCTCCAGATCGTCATGCCCGATCCGGTTTATCGCCGCATGTCGGATCGCTGGATCGACTTTTCCCACATGCTCGCAGGCAAAGGACAACGACTATGA
- a CDS encoding glycosyltransferase family 2 protein codes for MSDAAHPGDRPFFSIVIPLYNRAAIVGDTIRSVLAQDWQDFEIVVIDDGSKDDPRPVIDAIGDPRIRYIRQDNAGGGAARNHGILAADGRYIAFLDSDDLFLPGKLSIMAQALASDDGRAVLYSRMRVDRGVDRYWIRPDRGIREGEDVGEYLFCANQFIQTSTMVVPTGMARQVLFDPALKKGQDLDFCVRLQGAGARFRMIDQPLTVWLDATEAGRTSYVKGYETSLDWLNRCGHMLTPRARRGYRATVLAYHMAPIRPVMAIRDLVVGLVAGGVPPKIIARQVLRSYLPKPLYRSLVNRFVLHFGRAESTRRPPQPS; via the coding sequence ATGAGCGATGCGGCGCATCCGGGCGACCGCCCCTTCTTCTCCATCGTCATCCCGCTCTATAACCGGGCGGCGATCGTCGGCGACACGATCCGGTCGGTGCTGGCGCAGGATTGGCAGGATTTCGAGATCGTCGTGATCGACGACGGGTCGAAAGACGATCCCCGCCCGGTGATCGACGCGATCGGCGACCCGCGTATACGCTATATCCGGCAGGACAATGCCGGCGGCGGCGCGGCGCGCAACCATGGCATATTGGCGGCGGACGGCCGGTATATCGCCTTTCTCGATTCCGACGATCTGTTCCTGCCCGGCAAGCTGTCGATCATGGCGCAGGCGCTGGCGAGCGACGACGGACGCGCCGTGCTCTATTCGCGGATGCGGGTGGACCGGGGCGTCGACCGCTACTGGATACGGCCCGACCGCGGCATTCGCGAGGGCGAGGATGTCGGCGAATATCTGTTCTGCGCCAACCAGTTCATACAGACATCGACCATGGTCGTGCCCACCGGCATGGCGCGGCAGGTGCTGTTCGACCCGGCGCTGAAGAAGGGGCAGGATCTCGACTTCTGCGTCCGGTTGCAGGGGGCGGGTGCACGTTTCCGCATGATCGACCAGCCGCTCACCGTCTGGCTCGACGCGACGGAGGCGGGACGGACATCCTATGTGAAGGGTTATGAAACCTCGCTCGACTGGCTGAACCGGTGCGGCCATATGCTGACGCCGCGTGCGCGGCGCGGCTATCGCGCGACGGTGCTGGCCTATCATATGGCGCCGATCCGGCCCGTGATGGCGATCCGCGACCTTGTGGTGGGGCTAGTCGCAGGCGGCGTGCCGCCCAAGATCATCGCCCGGCAGGTGCTGCGATCCTATCTGCCCAAGCCGCTCTACCGATCGCTGGTCAATCGGTTCGTGCTGCATTTCGGCAGGGCGGAATCCACCCGCCGCCCCCCGCAGCCCTCATGA